The proteins below come from a single Pseudomonas chlororaphis genomic window:
- a CDS encoding XRE family transcriptional regulator, translating into MDVGERLQSIRKLKGLSQRELAKRAGVTNSTISMIEKNSVSPSISSLRKVLGGIPMSMVEFFSEEILQEKPTQIVYKANELIDISDGAVTMKLVGRAHPSRAIAFLNEIYPPGADTGEEMLTHEGEETGILVEGRLELVVGLETFVLEAGDSYYFESTKPHRFRNPFDAPARLISAATPANF; encoded by the coding sequence TTGGACGTCGGTGAACGACTGCAATCCATTCGTAAACTCAAAGGCCTTTCCCAGCGTGAACTCGCCAAGCGTGCGGGCGTCACCAACAGCACCATTTCGATGATCGAGAAGAACAGCGTCAGCCCCTCGATCAGCTCGCTGCGCAAGGTCCTTGGCGGGATTCCCATGTCCATGGTCGAGTTTTTCTCCGAGGAAATCCTTCAGGAGAAACCGACCCAGATCGTCTACAAAGCCAACGAACTGATCGACATCTCCGACGGCGCCGTGACCATGAAGCTGGTGGGCCGGGCCCATCCGAGCCGAGCGATCGCCTTCCTGAACGAAATCTACCCGCCTGGCGCCGACACCGGTGAGGAAATGCTCACCCATGAGGGCGAGGAAACCGGGATCCTGGTGGAAGGGCGGCTGGAGTTGGTGGTGGGTCTGGAAACGTTCGTGCTCGAGGCGGGCGACAGCTACTATTTTGAAAGCACCAAGCCTCATCGTTTTCGTAATCCGTTCGATGCGCCGGCGCGACTGATCAGCGCAGCCACACCGGCCAATTTCTAA
- a CDS encoding cytochrome C → MKMLAVPATALALWAVSAQAATNDEIAKRLEPVGQVCVQGQECKGMEVAAAAGGAGGAKAPKDVIAKHCNACHGTGLLGAPKIGDKAAWKERADHQGGLDGILAKAITGINSMPPKGTCADCTDDELKGAIKEMSGL, encoded by the coding sequence ATGAAAATGCTGGCTGTACCAGCAACCGCATTGGCCCTATGGGCAGTCAGCGCCCAAGCGGCGACCAACGACGAAATCGCCAAGCGCCTCGAACCCGTCGGCCAGGTCTGCGTTCAGGGGCAGGAATGCAAGGGTATGGAAGTCGCCGCCGCCGCAGGTGGTGCGGGAGGCGCCAAGGCGCCGAAAGACGTGATTGCCAAGCACTGCAATGCTTGCCACGGCACCGGTCTGCTGGGCGCGCCGAAAATTGGCGACAAGGCAGCGTGGAAAGAGCGCGCTGATCATCAGGGCGGGCTCGACGGCATCCTCGCCAAGGCGATTACCGGCATCAACTCCATGCCGCCGAAAGGCACATGCGCCGATTGCACGGATGACGAGCTCAAGGGCGCCATCAAAGAGATGTCCGGCCTGTAA